The DNA sequence cgctcgatcacttgttcaaaaaaagataactaagttgaagccaaccaatttgcatgtactatatgaacgataattgtataaggattacttggcgacatcaaaatttgaagaaaaaattcgccttcggcttaaaaatccggtaaaacttgaaaatttatgaaaattcagctcaaaatccaagatggcggccgtaaagtgaaaattgtcagaagaaaactaaatcgaagccaagccattaacatgtctcacatgataggtaattgcatacagattaattggggacttttttgtttattttacagaTACATCACAGACAGTACTTAAAGAACATGAAGAACAACAGCGCAGTGGCAAAGGCCCACGCAAAAACATCACGCTCCCTTGGTACTTCAAAATCACCTGGTTTCTCCAGAATGTTTTCTTCTCTGGGATCATCCTCACAACATTCTTGCGGTGGGGTGTCGACACAGGGGAGAAATTCCAATACACTACCAGTTCCGGTGACATCCACGCTCATGGCATCACTTTGCTTATGGTCTTTGTCGATATCATCCTTATAGCATCTCCGCATCGCATACAACACGTTGTTTATGTCATCTTAGTAGGAGTTATCTACACCGCGTTTTCTGGTATATATTATTTAGCAGGTGGGACCAATGAGCATCATACTGACAAAGAAATGGATGGGGATACGTACGTCTACAGAGAGAAATTGGACTGGGGTCGTTTCCCAAAAACCACCGCATTTTTCTACTTTATGTTGGATTTTGTGGCAGCTCCTTTACTGCACCTATTTGTATACACTTTATTCAAACTAGCAGGGGTGTGTGTGGAGTGGTATTATTATTGCAAACAGAAACACAGGAAATGACTAATCCAAGTAAAAGTTTGAAAACCATGGGTGCATGgtttaacttctaacaaatgtttgaagatgtaaaatcaataatatatttctaacagatattctacgtaacatgtaatcgattttacgtcatcaaacatttgtaaaaacttaaacattactggagatagaatgggactagataattaggggttcattcatatattttcatgactaaacgattgtttatgcccgcttatcgaccaatcacgcatgcttTTATATAGCACGTATGTATGAACGTTTAATAAATGTTGTATCAAATATTCTATGTCGAATACTctgagtctgtagcggccctttGGGATTCTCTTTCCAAAGAGACAGACAGGTGAATAGCACTTGAGATCTTTTCAACTGCATGGGAAACAAAAATGGAGCTGCCCACCCGGATGAAAAGAATTTCACTTACTATTTATCTTCCTGCAAAGAGATTAGAGCCAAACAGACCCACTACACCatatttgtgtgtcactcatggagggcaatcaagctaaaagatgcaaattatcatacaatattttggtCTCCATGTGTGACAAACCAAGATTTACCATAGCGTTCAGGACCGGGCAATTccgagttggtactctttgggtttaATCTCTTTGATTACAGGCCAGTTTCAGCTTTAGACAGGTAACAATTACCCATGCTTTTTACTATCAAGAGTAGAAGAGTAATGTATCATTGTATGTATTCTCTGCGCCCAATTATTAAATCACGTCGAAGAGGTTCAGGGGGTGGGGGGTCAGGGGCTGGAGTCACTCACAAATTTAGGGTATGCCATAAtgtttattcttttatttttctatCTTTCCTTTACTTTCAGCGAGGCTTGGTTTCTCTCTATGAATTGTCATGTATCACTACTATCAGTAGCAagtcatgttttttgtttgttggtaGCTGCTTACCTCTTTATTTTTTGATCTATCACCTGTTTTGCTGAATTCATAAAGATGACCATGTCTCACCAGTAGTTTGTTCAATATCTATGGTCATGATCTTATCTATAGGAGGAAGCCCTGCGACAGCAGTTCTTCTGGCAGTGTACAAATTAAGTGGTAATCCGGTAGTCCTGACACCCAGATTTACCGACGGATAaccagaaattcactgcaggTTATCCGTCGGACACCCACACTTTTTCACCTTCATGCAGTATGGATATATACGGATTACCAAAAACtctggcggatgaccagatttcatCCGCCAgataacctgattttttttcttaatttgtacagtcttctggggtgaaccaaacctgcctggttatcaaattaattgatgcaataacattaaaacatcaattagcatctgtcaaattcagagatatccttgtcattgattaatttgataaccaggcaggtttggttcaccctggAAGAACTGCTCTACCGGGTTTCCTCTGTAAGTATGCTTTAAAAAATTTGGTACAATGAGTTCTGTAATTTTAGGCTGTATATATATTacatataagtttgtaaatatcATGTTTTAAAATGGTATGACAGGTTTAACCCCTTCACATTGGCTACTGTATTTTTTTGTACATTGTTCTTTTTCCTCATTTATTTGTATTATGGTTTATTTTGCTCTTGCAATTTATTCTTCTTAGCTTGTGTGAGAgtgttaggcctaaaaataagTTTCTGGTGTTTAATGGTATATTGTTCCTATAATGTAAACGCTTGATTTCTTTTGGAAAGTGCTAAATAAATAGTGCATCATTATTTATTACAAATTATATTTGATCATAAATGTAAAGAACTGGAAAAACTAGATGCATGTTGATTTCCAGGGGGGGAGCACTCACTGTATACTTCGGATTTATTCTGTTGAATGAAATGCAAAGGAATTTAATTTCAAATGCTGTAGCCAAACTTTTATCTCCACATTCTGGCTGTGTTTTAAATGACAATCGTATCCATGACAATCATACTTAATTGTTTCAGTTCAGATAATTATTAAAGATATGAATGACTAAATACACACAGTCACACACAACTTGTTAGATATAGCTTATTACATTTTTATTGTGTTTCGTTGAATTTTACCATAAACTGATCCTTAATGTTGTTGGCACATTATGGGGATTatttcaaccaagtttcatgccaatcCAACAATCTTTTCTTATTTGACCTCAGAAGATCATGACCCCCAGTAACCTTGAAATGATCTTAAATTTTGTCGCCAAAAAACTTATCTGGTGAAAAGCGGttccatatatgtgacgtgtcatatcaaaaggagacacttttgggcaggatcgtaaatggagaaatagccaaaaatctgaccggggtgattttttcacaatttgggtttgttgcttgaatttgtgatgttattaatgttaaaaatattgtgtgatagtttcagaccggaatataactggcgtcttgtattttttgagacatttttcaaggtacttcctactctcaa is a window from the Amphiura filiformis chromosome 12, Afil_fr2py, whole genome shotgun sequence genome containing:
- the LOC140166294 gene encoding protein rolling stone-like, whose product is MPDYQREFDGIKAKILVYYSYWSFLGVCAYFLFSAIGTLVYHVQNSYKDTSQTVLKEHEEQQRSGKGPRKNITLPWYFKITWFLQNVFFSGIILTTFLRWGVDTGEKFQYTTSSGDIHAHGITLLMVFVDIILIASPHRIQHVVYVILVGVIYTAFSGIYYLAGGTNEHHTDKEMDGDTYVYREKLDWGRFPKTTAFFYFMLDFVAAPLLHLFVYTLFKLAGVCVEWYYYCKQKHRK